A genomic region of Hippoglossus hippoglossus isolate fHipHip1 chromosome 8, fHipHip1.pri, whole genome shotgun sequence contains the following coding sequences:
- the nptx1l gene encoding neuronal pentraxin 1 like, which yields MQATQKAICWRLFLCCCLFLESSSQDFGGQTQFICTSVPKDMDICAATLQNSVPGDDLKTTVMQLRETVLQQKETIMNQKETIRELTSKLARCESQSGAEDARPGGRRKEPGSKNTMGDVSRGPADTLTQLSQTLQSLKQRLENLEQFSRSNNSVQANSLKDLLQSKIDDLEKQVLSRVNSIEEGKPGLRNETEQRGRVESTLTSLHQRITDLEKGQRDNRPLDKFQLTFPLRTNYMYAKVKKSLPEMYALTVCMWLKSNASPGVGTPFSYAVPGQANELVLIEWGNNPMEILINDKVAKLPFLINDGKWHHICVTWTTRDGVWEAFQDGVKRGSGENLAPYHPIKPQGLLILGQEQDTLGGGFDATQAFVGDLANFHIWDRKLSVGEIYNLATCSSKAQVGNVFAWMETSLDIYGGASKWTFEACRQLN from the exons ATGCAGGCCACGCAGAAGGCGATCTGCTGGAGACTTTTCCTGTGTTGCTGCCTGTTTTTGGAGAGTTCCTCTCAAGACTTTGGCGGACAGACGCAGTTCATTTGCACCTCCGTGCCCAAGGATATGGACATATGCGCGGCCACGTTGCAGAACAGTGTGCCGGGAGACGACCTGAAGACCACGGTCATGCAGCTGCGGGAGACGGTTTTGCAGCAGAAGGAGACGATCATGAACCAGAAGGAGACGATCAGAGAACTCACCTCAAAGTTGGCTCGGTGCGAGAGCCAGAGCGGCGCCGAGGACGCGCGGCCCGGGGGCAGGAGGAAAGAACCTGGAAGCAAAAACACAATGGGGGACGTATCGAGGGGCCCCGCTGACACTTTGACGCAACTATCACAGACTTTACAGTCGCTGAAGCAGAGATTAGAGAATCTGGAG CAATTCAGCAGAAGTAACAACTCGGTGCAGGCGAACAGCCTCAAAGACCTGCTGCAAAGTAAGATCGACGACCTGGAGAAGCAGGTGTTGTCCCGGGTGAACAGCATCGAGGAGGGCAAACCCGGACTCCGGAATGAGACCGAGCAGCGTGGGAGAGTGGAGTCCACCCTCACGTCTCTACACCAGAGGATCACAGACCTGGAGAAAG gTCAAAGAGACAACAGGCCCCTGGATAAATTCCAGCTCACGTTCCCACTGAGAACCAACTACATGTACGCAAAAGTGAAGAAGAGTTTGCCGGAGATGTACGCCCTCACCGTGTGCATGTGGCTCAAGTCCAACGCGTCTCCCGGAGTGGGCACGCCTTTCTCCTATGCAGTTCCAGGTCAAGCCAACGAGCTGGTCCTCATCGAGTGGGGAAACAACCCAATGGAGATACTCATAAATGACAAG GTTGCAAAGCTGCCGTTTCTTATCAATGACGGGAAGTGGCATCACATCTGCGTGACCTGGACAACTCGTGATGGTGTTTGGGAAGCGTTCCAAGATGGCGTCAAGAGAGGGAGTGGAGAGAACCTGGCTCCGTATCATCCAATCAAACCACAAGGCCTGCTGATCCTCGGCCAAGAGCAG GACACGCTCGGAGGAGGATTTGACGCCACACAAGCCTTTGTTGGAGACCTGGCGAATTTTCACATCTGGGACCGGAAACTATCTGTGGGAGAGATTTATAATCTAGCGACTTGCAGCAGCAAAGCGCAAGTGGGCAACGTTTTCGCGTGGATGGAGACGAGCCTTGATATTTACGGAGGTGCCTCCAAGTGGACATTTGAAGCTTGTCGCCAGCTCAACTGA